A genome region from Candidatus Rokuibacteriota bacterium includes the following:
- a CDS encoding branched-chain amino acid ABC transporter permease: MDFYLGLLQIIGVHTLLGLSAYCVLLTGQVSLAQAGFFAVGAYVAGMLTVLAAWPLVPALAVAAIAGGAVACAVGFPALRVKGLMLVVATVAFGEAVRLFFFNFDYQVARGGIRIGPHGGEGFRQIRYFPEHGWSTLDVVLFVWSAVALVMAALWWMDRSRAGAVLRAVGEDELAAQSTGINVTAVKVSAMAIGGVIAGFGGGIFAHYTTHIEHVQFGVVLATFAIAYPILGGLSSVFGTPLAVIFIQGFLIEGLRFLGDWRNLLFGGLIVLAMNLRPRGLLDAGSTIALKRLFVRIKERAGAWPQRVD, encoded by the coding sequence ATGGATTTCTATCTTGGGCTCTTGCAGATCATCGGTGTTCACACCCTGCTGGGACTGTCGGCCTATTGCGTGCTGTTGACCGGCCAGGTGAGCCTCGCGCAGGCGGGGTTTTTTGCCGTCGGCGCCTATGTTGCGGGCATGCTTACGGTGCTCGCGGCGTGGCCGCTCGTCCCGGCGCTGGCCGTGGCGGCGATCGCGGGGGGAGCGGTCGCCTGCGCCGTTGGTTTTCCGGCATTGCGGGTGAAGGGGCTGATGCTTGTGGTCGCCACCGTCGCATTCGGCGAGGCGGTTCGCCTGTTCTTCTTCAACTTCGATTATCAAGTGGCGCGAGGCGGAATCCGAATCGGCCCGCATGGCGGCGAAGGCTTCCGTCAGATCCGCTATTTCCCTGAACACGGCTGGAGCACGCTCGATGTCGTGTTGTTCGTATGGAGCGCAGTCGCGCTGGTGATGGCCGCGTTGTGGTGGATGGACCGCTCCCGCGCCGGCGCGGTTTTGCGGGCGGTCGGCGAGGACGAGCTTGCGGCACAGAGCACCGGTATTAACGTCACGGCGGTGAAGGTCTCGGCAATGGCGATCGGCGGGGTGATAGCCGGCTTCGGCGGCGGGATTTTTGCGCACTACACGACCCATATCGAGCACGTGCAGTTCGGCGTGGTTCTCGCTACCTTCGCGATCGCCTATCCCATCCTTGGGGGACTTTCAAGTGTCTTTGGTACGCCGCTCGCCGTCATCTTCATCCAGGGCTTTTTGATCGAGGGCCTGCGCTTTCTCGGAGATTGGCGTAACTTGCTGTTCGGGGGGCTGATCGTGCTGGCGATGAACCTGCGCCCGCGCGGACTGCTCGATGCCGGCTCGACCATCGCTCTGAAGCGTCTGTTTGTCAGGATTAAGGAGCGCGCCGGTGCTTGGCCTCAGCGGGTTGACTAA
- a CDS encoding branched-chain amino acid ABC transporter permease, whose translation MNILDAIDTIQSIADGVLFGATYALLGIGFTLVFGVMHKINLSYAAASVGASYASLLILAGIKAPPPLVFLLAAICGGFIGGMVYIVAFRFIPLANPLATLMSTVGLLLLIDEIIVHTTAGVPLAYPALFSDVIIRAGPFSLRGDLMFVFVLGCICMMLLLLLLYRTKLGLATRAVSQQPVAAELCGISITGVNGLTFVITGVVGGIAGAMIGAAIGMLSPLLSLPLTVKGLIVTVIGGLGSIPGAIIAGLLVGGLENLFQFFRGVSERDLYIMLLLFVFLVFRPGGLFAASAERD comes from the coding sequence GTGAATATTCTTGACGCGATCGACACGATCCAATCGATTGCCGACGGTGTGCTGTTCGGCGCGACCTATGCGTTGCTGGGGATAGGGTTCACGCTCGTCTTCGGCGTGATGCACAAGATCAACCTGTCCTATGCCGCCGCCTCCGTAGGAGCCTCCTACGCCAGTTTGTTGATACTCGCCGGCATCAAGGCGCCGCCGCCGCTGGTCTTTTTGCTGGCCGCAATCTGCGGCGGATTCATCGGCGGCATGGTCTACATCGTCGCGTTCCGATTCATCCCCCTGGCAAACCCGCTCGCAACTCTGATGTCCACCGTCGGGTTGCTGCTGTTGATCGACGAGATCATCGTGCACACGACGGCCGGCGTGCCGCTCGCTTATCCCGCGCTGTTTTCGGATGTGATCATCCGGGCGGGACCGTTCAGTCTGCGCGGCGATTTGATGTTCGTGTTCGTGTTGGGTTGCATCTGCATGATGCTACTCCTGTTGTTGCTGTATCGCACCAAGCTCGGCCTCGCCACTCGCGCCGTGTCACAGCAACCGGTCGCAGCTGAGCTTTGCGGCATCAGCATCACGGGCGTGAACGGGCTGACCTTCGTGATCACCGGCGTCGTGGGTGGCATCGCCGGCGCAATGATTGGGGCCGCCATCGGCATGCTCTCTCCGCTGTTATCGCTGCCGTTGACCGTCAAGGGCCTGATCGTCACGGTGATCGGCGGCCTCGGCAGCATCCCCGGCGCGATCATCGCCGGCCTGCTGGTCGGAGGTCTTGAGAACCTGTTCCAGTTCTTCCGCGGCGTCTCGGAGCGCGACCTCTACATCATGTTGTTGTTGTTCGTGTTCCTTGTATTCCGGCCCGGTGGCCTGTTTGCAGCGTCGGCCGAGCGAGACTGA